The DNA window TCTTGGAGATGGAAGTGTGCAAGGTGTGACTGGCAGAATGGCAGAATGTTCCGCGTAGAGCCTGGGATATGCTGGAGGCAGAAGAGATGTCTGGAGGTGAGGCTGAGAAGAAATTGGGACCAAAGTGTGAGGAGCTTCACATGCTATTCTgcgatgtttttttttttttaattctttggccTTGGAGATTTGTGGActtttgtgtgttttgggggtGCAGTGTTGTGATGTTTTCTAAAACTGACCCTTGTGGGTTGGGAGTAACATCTGAATCATTAAGACAATGACTCTGGAGTCAAGAGTTGGGTATGAAGCCCACGCTCACCATGTTGACTTAGTGCTCTTTGTGCCCGGGCTTCCTCACCTGCAGAGCAGGGGTCATGACCCTGATTACCCGCATTGTGCTGATTGAGTGCACTGCTTGGCATGTAGCCACCTCACAATCATGACGGGATCCCTTTTtctgactcttttctttttcattgttgtttgtttgtttgtttagttcctggatcatttatttctgctctaatctttattatttccttccctttgctggttgggggttttctttgttgttcttttctgaCTCTTGGCCTTGAGCGCCCTTCGGGATTTTGAAAGTGCATCTTAGTGGTCGCCGTTGTGACATCTGTGGAGTCTTTTTGGAAACTGGTAGAAGCTTCATGGAGCCAGCTTGCTTGTGTCAACCCTGATGGGAGGTGCCCATGACAGGACGTAATGCCTTGTTGGCCTCACTGGACTCTAATTTTATTGTGCTTTATTAAACACTCCCTGAATTAATGCAAAAACATTTACCTTTTAGAAGTCAGAGGTGAGACATGGAGTCACTATATCTTCAAAAGTGCCTTGGGACTTGTCTAACTCAAGGTCTTGCAGAAGTGGCAAGAGTTCGGCCAGTGGACCCAATAGAATATTTAGCATTGTGGATTTACAAATATAAGGAAAACGTGACCATGGAGCAACTGGTAAGTAGGGACCTTCTTTCAGAAAATTAGAAGAGTAAAACAATTGTTCCcatttgtctgattttttaaaaagttcaatgttatttctattataaaaataGCATGTTTATTCTGAAAACCTTGGACaatatgaaaaaacagaaaacaaatatccCATTAAAGACTTCTCTTTAGATTTTTCGGTATTTTCTTCTGATCTTTTTTCTATAGATTTCCAATACAtttgtagacttttttttcttacataattgTGATTATACCCAaggtataattttaattttatgctctttattcaaataaaacatttccccaaattaTTACTCATTTTCTAAATGAGTAGAGTAAAATTTGCTTTCCCTTTCCCTATTGTTGGTGATTAAcatgctttcaagattgtttttataaattgttcTATCTCAAATTAGTCACATGGCATTGTTTTTAAACACTGctagagacagaaggaaatggCCGACTTGGAGCGTGAGAGAGAACTAGCTGTGATAGAGCAGGAGATGATGGAGAGGCTCAAAGCAGAGGAGCTCCTGTTCCAGCAGGTGAGACAAGTGCGGCGGTTCAGGGGTGACTGGAGTTAGCGGTGTCAGCCTCAGTGTGAAAAACCCCCCATCTCTAGTGAGTTAGGAATGGCTCTCTTATATCTTcatgtttctgtatttctgtatctaTGTCTTTGCTGGAGAAGTAGCagcagtggggtgggaggaagaccCAAAGAGTGTGCTTTTGTGGAGGCCAAGAGGAGAGACCCAAAGGGTCAACCATGCCTACTGCTGGTTGAGTGAGAGCAAGACTGCAAAGTGCTCATTGAAGACCACTGGTGACCTTGGAGGGAGCAGTATGCATGGATGGAGTGTAACGGGAGATGGTGAGTATAGGTAATGCTTTCAGGGAGATTTTCAGGGAAGGAGgttgggtgtttgtttgtttgtttgtttgtttatttaggagcagaggggaggaggtggttGATGTTAAGAGATAGGGAGAGGATGGTTGAGGTACATGTGAATATATAGGTTTTGTGGCACAAGATGTAAAGCCGTTTCTGTATGACTCTTTCTTCTTTATGAAGTAGGGCCATGATCATCTTCCAAGAATGAGGTGATAAAGTGGGAGGTctagggagagcagggagggttTGAAATGGTAGCTTTGGAGAATGGTGGAGTTGCCCAGGAAACTTAGCATTACTTGATAACATTGAGCACCCTGTCAGAGTTAGAGACCAGGCATTTATAATGTTgccatttggtttggttttatgattctgtgatttttctccaCTTAGGCCTAGAGATTTGAGGGATGATGTGGAAAGGGCAAACCCTTTGATTGAAGTAGGTTTGGGGTAGCAGGATTGGGGAGCTGAAAATGTTGGTAAGAGAATGGTTTCAGGGATGAGTCATGGATTGTAAACTAGATAGGGAAAGTTCCAGAGTGGCTTTTGGACTAATTTAATTTATGGAGAGCTTCTGAACTAAATTTAAGTTATCCCCATTGTTCTACCACATAGTGCTTAACCCTAGAGTCTCGACTCAAGTCTACACACATGTAAAAGGGAAAGAAGCCTGTTATTTGGGTGtgtggataaaaagaaaaatatagtaatGGCAAATAGCTTCTCTGCCTAAACTCTCATCTCCGACACTGGGGCAGAACATTCTAGGCACCTGAGACAGATACGGCTGTTGAGAACTTTACTGCTCCTgaatcttcatttttcaatcgTTTGGTTTATTCTTATGGGGAGGTTGCAGAGTGTTGAGTCGGATGTCAAACAATCATCCAAATGGGCAAGCGTCTGGCACAGAATTCCCCCAACTTTGAGTGTGAATCTGCCCTCCGTCTTACAGCTTCTACAGCTAGTGTCTTCCCCTGTCTCTCAGAATGAGGAGAGCTTCGCAGCAGTTCTTCTTCTCCAAGACAATCCCATTGCAAACGTGGGATTACTTAACTTTCTTTGGCTCATCTACTTTATCTTACTTCGATAAAATTTGGTGATAGTAGAAATCAAGCACTTCTCTAGCTGTATCCTATTGGCCAGTATGAAGGGATCCACTGTACACTGAACCCTGAGCATTCGGTCCACAGTGGAAAATTCAATAACATTCTGCAGAAGATTTTATGACCTGTTAAAGAAACAGCGTGGTAGCCAGAAatagaggagagaagggaaaaggggcCTGTGGAGAGATGGTTCACTGGAGAAGAGCttaagagagagtgagccagagatGCAAAGAGACAGGTGCTGTGAGCTCACCATTGAGTCAAGTGAGCTGGGGCGTCAGGACACTGGTCCCCTCCCTGTTGTTCTCACCGCCTGTGCCACTGACTTGAAATTCCTTGAAATTTTAGGCACTCTTCAGTAAGCCCAGGGCCCTGTGAACAGAAAAGTACTTTGACTGCCATTTTCTACCTAAGAGCTCACTGAGGAAGTAAGAGcttattggtttgtttgtttgatttgaGTTTTGAAATTTTCCTGAAAATGTTAAGAAACTGGTTCTGTTGACCAATGTGGTTGGTATTTAACAACTACATTTTGCATTGTTGTTGAGAGATTAGTCATTTCACTTTCTCTACCAATATCTGAAAGTGGATGGAATGCTATGTTCTTACACTTCAACGACCCACGCCATCACTTTTATCCCAGTGTGGATAATACAGGGTTACCAGGAAATTCCCTTTAACAACCCTctgtaaataaatagaaatgactgtttattatctctttatttataaaaatgtattattttttaaaaatgcatttgaaagaCATAATGGGACATGTATGTATTATGATATAATGTGTAGATatagcaagagagaaaaattttcacaaattatatcgatgaaataaaaatttttaaaaatcataatttaataCAATTTTCCTTTTGGAATACAGGCTTACTCCTTAGGagaattagattattttttaagagataacATTTCATTTACTTGGAGTTCAAAGTTAATGTTCCCTATCATCAAAATCGATTGAAAACATTTATCTGCTAATGCTGATCTGGAAtgagattttaatatttcatctttgaaaataaCTGAGAGATTGGTCCTGCCAAATGCTGATATCTGTCCGTGTGCATATAATTTTGACCATATTTTTCTCTTGGAGTGCATTTATAGAATTCTATTcgatttttatcttcttttgtcttttagcaTGTCATTACCCTATAGATTAAGCACTTCCAATTGAAGGTTGGTAAAAGCTTCTCAATTACCCAGTTAACTGGATTTGGGGATATGGAAATTTCATTTGCACTGAAATCAGACCTATAGTCTGAGCTTGGGAAATACACCTGCTGCATATTTGTGTGGGAATGGGGGGCGTCTAGTTTCTTGTTTTAGGTTTTGATCTCATGGGAAGTGTATTAAGCAGCTTGACATTGTGATTCAAACATTAGTTGTTGAAATGGCTTTCCCCAGGTGTTAAGTTTTACATATAAGTGCTGTTTTGCCTTGTAAGTTTAGTTtgagttgacttaaaaacattatTAAGTCTGCAGCAAAACTTATTTCCAAAGCCATTTGAAGTTTGGTAATAGTGATTGAGAATGATTCTTCTCATTCCAAAAAATTTCAGTCTTGGTCCTGAGCCGCACAAGGCACAGTAACACATCACCACTGTGAAGCCATatgcacctgctgtgtgctggggcaAGCCAAGATTTATTCCGTTTCTGTTTCTGACAAAAATCCACAGAACTGATGATGGTTGCATTCATAAGAGTGAATGAAGGACACTGTTGGCACTGCTGGCTCAATAGCACATGACAGATTCGAGCATTTTCTGCGGAGTACCTGCTGTTGAATAACACAATGAATACTCTTAGGCTTTCAACACTGCATTTTCACAAGCTTTGTAAATTTGTTCCACTAAGCCTCCTTCTGGTTCCACCCACATTTTTATCAACATGGGTTGTAACACGTCTTAGCAGATTTCACAGCTGGTTGTACTGAATTAACGTTTCTTAACAAGTATGGAAatatttcttggggcacctgggtggttcagtcggttaagcgtcctactcttgattccagctcaggtcctgatctcaggttgtgggatggagccccccacccccagtcaggctctgagctcaaaTGGAGCCAGCTTTAgagtctccctttccttcctccttctccatcatGCATGCACGCACTCcctctcttacaaaaaaaaaaaaaaaaaaaaaaaaaaaaaaaaaaaaaaaaaaaaagcgagacggacagaaagaaagaaagataaagaaaatgtctcttGCCTGTAGTTGTTCCATGAAGACTGTTCATAGAGGCTGATCTTTCAGTCACTTCAAACCCAGCACTGATACCAGTAAACGACGACAGCTGAGCAGCGTTGGGAACATTTGTCTACCCATCAAGAGCCAAGAAAAATCGCTCAAAataatttgtcttgtttttaattgaCTGTTAATGTTGCTCCCAGTGTCATCAACTCTTTGAGCAACTGTTTTTGCCAAAAGGCTAATAATCCtaacttcagtttattttttttcccggGACACTGAGATCAAACACGTTTTAATTAAATCACCATTGGGAAATGAACTTTTTTGCTTGGCTAACAAATGAGCCACTTGGACACTTGCTTTCGTTGCAGGCTCTTTTGTGTAGAAATTTTACGATGATGAGATAATTCcgtttaaaatattctaatatttctgACCTTTGTTTTCATGCGAGTCGAGAATACTGTGATGATAAGTGTTTATTCTGGTCATACTGATGTTTATTGCAGTTGTTTAGTAAAGAATCCTTGCTTAATGAACACCATACTTTGCCATTGAATTTGGTGATAAAATACTCTCCATTGTATCTTAAAGGGGCAACATTCACAGTCCACTTCTTTTCTTGTTAGGACGTGATGCGTACACACTGATTTAAACAATGTCATGGTGTGGGGGGACCGTGGCACTCCCAAGAACTACTGAGATAAACCCATGTCACTGTGATTTGGAGTGTGCTGAGCAGCAATGCAAAGTGATGAGAGCACCGTCTGCGGTCCCTGTTGCAACCGCTCAACTGTGCTGGTGTGAAAAAATAGTCACAGACAATAAGTAAGCAAATGAACATAAtagtgtttcaataaaactttatttataggcACCGAAATTGGAATTTTACAGAATTcctatatattagaaaatattattattctttcaatatttttcaaccatttaaaaatgtaaaagctagCTCATGGGCTGTACAAATACAGGACTGGGTCAGATTTGGCCCACAGAACTTAGTTTTCTGACCCTTACTCTAGTGTGGAATGTGTGTTGAGTTGGGACCAATATATTTTTGATTATCTATAGTTTCGGATAATATACTTTAGATTTTCTCATCCACTCTTCTGCAACCAAGGTTTGGCTCTTTGAACACCCATCTATGCTTGAAAggattttatctaaaaaaaagtaCTGCAATCTCATTTGTTGCttcaagaagaacagagaaaataactTGATTTTGTACCAATTGTGCTTTTCTACAAATTAGCAGTTAAGGAAGCTTCCATTTTTATGTTAGacttcaggaaatatttgtaaaagctGAAGTATTAGGCGGCTGTGATCACTTATTCTTGTAAGCTTCTGAAATTAAGGTAGGTATAAACTTAATTATCCCGGGACATTTCAGAGTGATTACAGTTAATTCCTTGCAATTGATCTGACGCTaatatgacttatttatttctgaatattcAGCAACAGCTGGCATTCCAGCTGGAGTTGGAAAtgcaggaaaaagagagacaaagaataGAAGAACTACAGAGAGCTCAAGAACAATTAGAGAAGGTAATTTGaagttacatatttaaaaaagtCTGTTTTACTTAAAACCTCGTAGAATCCTCAAACTGTTTCTTGCAGCTCTTACCACATGAAATTCAGAGACATGCCACACATTAGCTGTCTGACGGAGACAAGTGTTACAACCTTTTCAATCGCAGTTTGCCCTTTTGAAAAATAGGGTTAAGGGCATAATATGACTAGCAGTGACTCGCTGGTTTGCTGTGGGGTCAGCTATGATCGTATGGGTGAGACTGCTTTGTGAGCCGCAGAGCTCTGGCCTGGTGATAAAAGCCACCCTCCAGTCCAGGCACAGTTGTTCCTAACCGCGGTGGCTGATGCTCAAGGTTAAGTTCTTTGTAATATGGAGGCTAtttcgcttaaccgactgagccacctaggtgcccccagcTGGTCTCTCTCATTCACATGTGACTCTTCTATTTAttccataattaaaattaaaaacagaagtaggTTTTATAGAATATGTGTATTCATGGCTTAGATGAGAGCATCATTATTTAaagcacttttttaaaagctggaaggacggattgaattaaaaaaaatgaaattcttaaaaagagaaagtcaAAGCCCTatacacagttaaaaaaaaacacatagtgAACGAAACCACAGAGGCCGAGCTTATCTTAGTCTGAGTGCCGTAGAGTGCAAAGATAGACGCACTTGCACACGTGCCCTTAAATACACAGACATATAGACCCCTTTCTCTTCAGTGAAGATTCAGTGATGTAAAGTGACAGAAGAGAGgtttctgttttgtcatttgtCACATTGGCTAATAATTTGGCTTCAGGTTTAACGTTTtagatcatttcattttttaaaagagttctgTTTAATTGTAAGTAGAACAtggttttctggggcgcctgggtggcacagcggttaagcgtctgccttcggctcagggcgtgatcccggcgttctgggatcgagccccacatcaggctcctccgctatgagcctgcttcttcctctcccactccccctgcttgtgttccctctctcgctggctgtctctatctctgtcgaataaataaataaaataaaaaaatctttaaaaaaaacaagaacatggTTTTCTATTAGTAGCGAGTGTTAAATGAGACTGCGAGCTGTAGTTTTATACTACATGTATTCAGATCACCCCTTTAAGAGTGATGACCTGTTTGCTGTTAGATTGATCATAgcattatgtaaaaataaaacgtcttgaaaattaaacatggaatcaaaatgaaaagtatgttcaaatatttttcttcatttttatatattataggaGATGAGAgtgaatatagaaaatatagCTAAGAGTGAAGATAGTTCACATTCGGAGGTGAGAAGGAAAAGTTATTCTATGTTAAGTGAAATGCATGAGTGTCCTGGAAGGCAAAGCTTAATGTTGATGCATTAGTAGCTAAACTTTTTAATAAGGAAACTATCAAAATTGATAGTCCAAGTATGTGTTCTAGTAACAACAATTCACAAGCACCGATGTGCTTTAAAGCAAAATCTCAAAGTGGATAAAAATGGGACATTcgttttctgtttgtatttttaaaaaccagaatgtCGTGAATTATTTATTGACCATATGTTTACGTACAATGATATATCTTAAATTTctgaaatgtactttttaattaagttttagCATCTATTTCTAGAATTCTCTCTCTATTAACAGGTATTGGTTCATTCTGTTAAGGTTGAAGTTTGATGTTATAATTCAGACATttcttattgaaataaaaaaattagtgtCTTAATTTTGAACtcgtttaaaattaaaaatgaattttaacgATTGTAGGATGTAACATCAGACTCAGGCAAAACACTAGCTGAAATTAGCGATCGCTATGGGGCACCTAACCTGAGCAGAGTGGAAGAACTTGATGAACCGATGCTATCTGATGTAAGTATCTTTAAGAAAGTGGTTggtgaaaacagattttttttttttttttcactttgggaAAGCTCAGTGCATAGGAGGCCAGGGTTGGTTGGCAAATGGGCGCCCTCCGTGTCAGAGAAGGAAAATCAGTTGCCTGGGTGCTGACGATCTATTCCTAATGGGCCTTCTGCCTTTTTGTGAACGTGTGCTGCCGGCCACAAGGGTCGGGGTGGGCACACGTCTGGCTCCTTGCAGATGTGTCAGCACTGATGGGAAGGTAGCTGGACGCTAGTGTTGGGGTCATAGTGTGCCGTTGTTCAGAGagtgatttatatattttggacttAGGCTTTGAAAATctcaaaatcttttcaaagtatatatttaaaatccttTGGTGAAATACATAATCTTTAagttaaatttggggggggggggcaaatacCAGCACCAGATAAATATCCTAAAGAAAGTGCATGCTTTTATCGTATATAAGTACATTCCTGTTTAATAAACATACAGTGTTTTCTACGTACCAGGCAATGTGCCTGGTGCTGTTGTGCATAAAACACACAGTTATTTACCTTACCTGGGGGGGAACAGACAATTGGACAAGCAGTTAATAGTCATTGCTAGAGTGATGAAGTAATTTATTGGCCAGAGCAGTAGGTTTTGAGAGTGGACAGGGAGCTGTTAATAACTAAGCCAGATCTGCGGGTATAGACCAGGACTCTCCGGGCAGAGGGTATAGTCAGTGACCTAACCATGTGCACTGACAAAGTGCAGCAGCCAGCCCAGTGGAGGAGCCctatcagggaaggcttcctgaaggaagtTGGTGACTGGTTgctaggggtgggagggggagggtctGAGAGCACAGCCAGtatgagacacccccccccccaggggagaGTAGGGGGtatgaggcagggagggaggagagaccaggcaggggagggagcaggagcaggccATGAAAGGCTTGGTACTGTGTGCCCAGACTAGTATGAAGATTTTATCCTAAAGGCAGTGGAGGCTGAAGCAATCAGCAATCAGCATTTTAGAAAGGCCAGAAGTAGCAGCAtagaggggagggtggagagagaggtgtGAGGACACCCGTCAGGAGGCCAGTGCAGTAATTCAGATTGAGATGCCGCTGGCGGCCTGTTCAGAAGGGGGACCTGAAAGGGCTTGGTGCTAATCAGTCAGTAGTGACATTTTTATTAGATGTCTGTGTTTTGGTACCATGCAGGGAGCTAGCGAAGAGCAATGAACAGAACAGACGGGTTCCCTGCCCTCTGGGGTtgtgggctgggggcagatgCTCTGTGAGGAGGGACCTGGCCTGGATGAGTCTTCCTGAGGAAATGATGCTTGAGGAGTTAGCCTGAGCTAAGCGCAGCAGATGGAGAGAGCAAGACGCTGTCAAGGAGCTGGCGTACCTAGGAAAGCGTGCAGCCTGCGCTGAACAGGCCTCGGGCGAATGCTTTAGAAATTCAATCATTTAGGGGTGGCTCCAGGAGGAGGACCCTTGCCAGAAAGATAACAATAAGAAAGGGGAGCTAGACAAGTAGAAGAAAGGACGGGTTAATAAATGCTGGAGAACATTTGCTTGGATCTTACCCGAAATCAATTTGAAACTATCAAAAAGCTTCACTTATATAGTCACAGCTCTAACTGTATTAAAGCGTATTTACTTTTCGTTTTGCTTTTAGGTTGCATTAAACATTGATCAAGACTTGTAGGATCAACCAACCTAAGAGCAATAAATTTTTCTGCTTGTTTCAAGTTTCAAAACATGAGGTTCcccattgtatttttttccctctaaagaCAGCTTTATAAATGGGCTTCAAGGGTAGCCTTAAAAGGTTGTTTTGGATTCCCCAACGCAACTGGTTACTCGTAGGATTCCtctgaggcaggagagagagttTGCCCAAGCAAACGAAAGGGGCAAATGAGAGATGagctgaaaagaatgtgtgtgtctGCGTGAGAACAAGGTTGTTGAGGTGAAAGTTCTGGTCTGGGAGGAGTGAGAGGGGCTGCCACTGTGCAGGGCTCAGGAGTGTTCAACTTGCTTTACatctcatccccctcccccccaaaatggACCACAAAGATCTCCCCAGTTTGCTAGGCAATGATACTTTGTAGGAATATTAATCCACGCTTAGTAATGGGGCCGGATGGGGAAGGATGCAAAGTGCTGGGGGACAGAGAAACAGCCTTTCTTCTGGAGCAACCAGTGGGCAAAAGTACCGGTGCTGCTATTGGAGGGCAGCTCTCCCTGGACACGGGCCATGCAGGGGGCTTCCTGGAGTGGACGCTGGGCAATCCACGGGCCCCGGCGGCTCTCCTGGCTCCTCAGAAGTTTCAGGCCCCGACTTAAACTTCAGGGAGAACTTTGCTTCCTTTATAATAAATTCTTCCAAATCTAAATCTCTACTATGAatcctttctgttctttaagaAATGGTATAGACATGGAAACATAAATGCCAGGAAGgggcttcttaaaataataataataatctgctTTTGGTTATGACATACCTCTCCTGAGGCAATGAGAGTAGAGCAGCCTAGTTGCTTAaaccagaagagaaaaagggggggaaatattggtttcattaaaaagaaatgttatcttGCCTAtcagttctgtacatttctcagaaAAAAGTCCCAGGTGCCCTGGAGAGGTGGTTTCTGGGTCAGTCAGGCCATCAGGCACTGTGCCCCCCAGCATGGATGACCCACACCAGTCTACCCAGGCAGGCGTGTCTAAGGGAGCAAGAGAGCCCAGCGTCCCTCAGGCCTTAGGCTGTGAGGGGCCCTCATAGAGGTCCGGGGGTGGAAGGGCAGGCTCTGAGGGCCCTCGGGCTCAGCATAGCCCAGGCCAGTCCGGTGCTGGGGTTTGACAGCAAGAGTCTGTGAGTGTCGGCTAGTCACTAGTCACGGGGACTTGCTGTGGTTCTGCGGTAGGGGGTAGTCTTGCTGGAAGCACTCCCAGCCAGAGCTGGGCACGAGACAGAGAAGATAGAATGGGATGAAAAAGGAGATGAGCTTTTTCTCTCGACTTTTTTCTATGCCTGGTAATTTATGATTAGATGTGAATTCAATCTTCTTGGGTGTTGGATATTTTTATCCCTATGAATGTTTTTGCGCTTTGTTCCTGGATGTCATTAAGGTATTCAGAAATCCTTTGATCCTTTCTGGTCTTGCTTTTAAGAAGCTTTGTTGGGTGGAACCAGAAGAGAATGGAGTCTGGGGCTAGTTTTGCCCCACCATCAAGGCAATATTCTCTGGGTGTACTACCGAATATTGAATGAATTATGAGAATTTTCACTTCGGTTGTGGaaagatacacttttttaaattgtatttttaaacgAGTTTATTGAGGTAGGATTGGCAGCAAGTGAAATTATTCCCAGCTCTCTTCAAGCCATGGGTATGCCCTCTAATTGTTTCAAAGGTTCTTTCCTTCGCTTATCATTTCCTCGTACCCATGCGTTTGTTACTCAGCTGAAGAATCGGGGGGACCCTCCGGAGGTATCCCTGGACTCCCAGCCCCTCCTTATTCCAGGAGACCACCGGGCTTCATGTATGTTCTCCTTCCGTGCAATGTAACTTGTCAACCTCGCCAGGCAGTGCCCTGGTGCAGTTGTAGGGAGCACTCCGTCTGCCGTTTCTCAGAGCTCGCTGTCCTTTGCTGCCTTATGTTCACTGTTCTAACAGCTGTTGTTTCATGTGTTTTGTGCTGGTTTTTCATTGTTTCACATGGTAAGGTGAGGCCTGCCCCTGTTAGTTCAACTTTGCCTTAAGCCAAAGTTCAAATGCCACAGACTTTTTCTCATAAAAGTAACTgttcatctttgctttctccactTTCCTAATTTGGCAAAATGTAACGTGATTAGAATCTGGAAGGGTTCTGGAGAagaacccgggggggggggggttctggaGGTATCTAATGACTTCTATCTCCTAACCTGTTTGGAACTAGGCAGAACGGGCCAAATGGGAATCAAAGAATCAACTTTACAAATGCTAAAACTGCATCAGAGAATGCACTTCCGATACCAGGCCAAAGCTTCTGGCTAGTGTGAAGAAAAGCAGCTGGAGTACTATCATTCTCACTGCGTCTGCTGGAGAGCCCGCCCCATCTGCTTCTCATATGGGGGACAGGAGCATGGTGGGGCTGCAGCCAGTTCTGATCCCCGAGACTTTCGGGAGCAAGAGCTCAGAGGCCAGGTTTACCACTGACCCCTTCATCCTTCtcttgggaggaaggaagagaaggtgcGGCAATCCCCCGGCTTCCTCTGCTGTCACACACTTCTCTCCTGCAAAGTGACACCGTTGCAGTATTATTTTGGCTGAAATAAGGAACTGAAAACCCTGGCTGGAAACAGGCTGATAACGATGATCCATTGTCTCCCGTGAGAAGTCCAGAGAATGGGCAGGCCACAACGTGATCGATGAGGGCTCCAGCTCCCCCTCTCTTGGCTCTGCCTTTCTGCGCTCTGTTGGTTTCATCCCCAGGCTGTTCCTAGTGTGGCTGCAGTAAATAATTCCAGGTGCGGTATTCAGACATGAGGGCATCTtgtggaagaagagaagagaaccttcctggtgtttttatttatattcctaGAAACTCCCTGGCAGCCCTGCCTTCCTGTCTCACTGGTTATGATTGCATCCTACCCTTATCTCCAATTTCATTTACAATGAAGATAAGGAACCCCATCTCCTGAAGTACTTACACTGTCATCATCTTAGTGATTCATTGGTTtatagattcatttattttcgATCCATGTCAAAGGGTCACAGGTAGTTACCAGGGTG is part of the Ursus arctos isolate Adak ecotype North America unplaced genomic scaffold, UrsArc2.0 scaffold_7, whole genome shotgun sequence genome and encodes:
- the DYDC1 gene encoding DPY30 domain-containing protein 1: MESLYLQKCLGTCLTQGLAEVARVRPVDPIEYLALWIYKYKENVTMEQLRQKEMADLERERELAVIEQEMMERLKAEELLFQQQQLAFQLELEMQEKERQRIEELQRAQEQLEKDVTSDSGKTLAEISDRYGAPNLSRVEELDEPMLSDVALNIDQDL